In one Drosophila pseudoobscura strain MV-25-SWS-2005 chromosome X, UCI_Dpse_MV25, whole genome shotgun sequence genomic region, the following are encoded:
- the LOC6901614 gene encoding band 7 protein AGAP004871 isoform X1, translated as MHPASPHQHRSRLHVGSPGSGQVQASSSTETFPLTPQPQHQHTVHIPPSASLPYQGLKTSENDDMGCVEILATAISVLIMILTFPISVFICFKVVSEYERAVIFRMGRLRSGGARGPGVFFVLPCVDDYYPVDLRTVSFDVPPQEVLSKDSVTVTVDAVVYYRISDPLKAVIQVYNYSHSTSLLAATTLRNVLGTRNLSELLTERKTISDTMQMSLDEATDPWGVKVERVEIKDVSLPTALQRAMAAEAEAAREARAKVIAAEGEMKSSRALREASEIISASPSALQLRYLQTLSSISTEKNSTIIFPLPMELLTPFLNSHSHGSHQQQQQHNMHPHPPAPATPLHRHQHQHHQ; from the exons ATGCATCCTGCCTCGCCGCATCAACATCGCTCGCGTCTTCATGTCGGCTCGCCGGGATCGGGCCAAGTGCAGGCCTCCTCATCGACGGAGACCTTTCCGCTGAcaccgcagccgcagcatcaGCATACGGTGCATATACCACCTTCCGCATCGTTGCCCTATCAGGGACTCAAAACGT CTGAAAATGATGACATGGGCTGCGTGGAGATACTAGCGACGGCTATTTCCGTGCTGATTATGATCCTGACCTTCCCCATCTCCGTGTTCATCTGCTTCAAGGTGGTGTCCGAGTACGAGCGCGCTGTGATCTTTCGCATGGGTCGCCTCCGCAGCGGTGGGGCCCGTGGTCCGGGTGTCTTCTTTGTCCTGCCCTGTGTCGACGACTACTATCCGGTGGATCTGCGCACCGTCTCGTTCGATGTGCCGCCGCAGGAGGTGCTCTCCAAGGACTCGGTGACGGTTACTGTGGATGCCGTGGTCTACTATCGCATCAGTGATCCGCTGAAGGCCGTCATCCAGGTGTACAACTACAGCCACTCGACCAGCCTCTTGGCAGCCACCACATTGCGCAATGTTCTCGGCACCCGTAATCTCTCCGAGCTGCTCACTGAGCGCAAGACCATCTCCGACACCATGCAGATGTCCCTGGACGAGGCCACCGATCCTTGGGGCGTGAAGGTGGAGCGTGTGGAAAT CAAGGACGTCTCCCTGCCCACGGCACTACAGCGTGCCATGGCCgccgaggcggaggcggcTAGGGAGGCCCGGGCCAAGGTGATTGCCGCCGAAGGCGAGATGAAGTCGTCGCGTGCCCTCCGCGAGGCCTCCGAGATCATCTCGGCCAGTCCGTCGGCCCTGCAG CTGCGCTACTTGCAGACCCTCAGCAGCATCTCAACGGAGAAGAACTCGACCATTATCTTCCCGCTGCCCATGGAGCTGCTCACGCCGTTTCTCAACTCCCACTCGCATGgcagccaccagcaacagcagcagcacaataTGCATCCCCACCCGCCGGCACCGGCCACGCCCCTGCAtcgccaccagcaccagcaccatcaGTGA
- the LOC6901614 gene encoding band 7 protein AGAP004871 isoform X2: MGCVEILATAISVLIMILTFPISVFICFKVVSEYERAVIFRMGRLRSGGARGPGVFFVLPCVDDYYPVDLRTVSFDVPPQEVLSKDSVTVTVDAVVYYRISDPLKAVIQVYNYSHSTSLLAATTLRNVLGTRNLSELLTERKTISDTMQMSLDEATDPWGVKVERVEIKDVSLPTALQRAMAAEAEAAREARAKVIAAEGEMKSSRALREASEIISASPSALQLRYLQTLSSISTEKNSTIIFPLPMELLTPFLNSHSHGSHQQQQQHNMHPHPPAPATPLHRHQHQHHQ, encoded by the exons ATGGGCTGCGTGGAGATACTAGCGACGGCTATTTCCGTGCTGATTATGATCCTGACCTTCCCCATCTCCGTGTTCATCTGCTTCAAGGTGGTGTCCGAGTACGAGCGCGCTGTGATCTTTCGCATGGGTCGCCTCCGCAGCGGTGGGGCCCGTGGTCCGGGTGTCTTCTTTGTCCTGCCCTGTGTCGACGACTACTATCCGGTGGATCTGCGCACCGTCTCGTTCGATGTGCCGCCGCAGGAGGTGCTCTCCAAGGACTCGGTGACGGTTACTGTGGATGCCGTGGTCTACTATCGCATCAGTGATCCGCTGAAGGCCGTCATCCAGGTGTACAACTACAGCCACTCGACCAGCCTCTTGGCAGCCACCACATTGCGCAATGTTCTCGGCACCCGTAATCTCTCCGAGCTGCTCACTGAGCGCAAGACCATCTCCGACACCATGCAGATGTCCCTGGACGAGGCCACCGATCCTTGGGGCGTGAAGGTGGAGCGTGTGGAAAT CAAGGACGTCTCCCTGCCCACGGCACTACAGCGTGCCATGGCCgccgaggcggaggcggcTAGGGAGGCCCGGGCCAAGGTGATTGCCGCCGAAGGCGAGATGAAGTCGTCGCGTGCCCTCCGCGAGGCCTCCGAGATCATCTCGGCCAGTCCGTCGGCCCTGCAG CTGCGCTACTTGCAGACCCTCAGCAGCATCTCAACGGAGAAGAACTCGACCATTATCTTCCCGCTGCCCATGGAGCTGCTCACGCCGTTTCTCAACTCCCACTCGCATGgcagccaccagcaacagcagcagcacaataTGCATCCCCACCCGCCGGCACCGGCCACGCCCCTGCAtcgccaccagcaccagcaccatcaGTGA